A genomic stretch from Pelotomaculum schinkii includes:
- a CDS encoding YerC/YecD family TrpR-related protein, which yields MYAGRLRDELLDRLFEAVLLLRNTDECYQFFEDVCTVAELRSLAQRLEVAKMLQNNHTYGDIASRTGASTATISRVKRSLNYGADGYKLILERLASTSGKASLDSRLEKATVAEPIMDDEK from the coding sequence GTGTACGCAGGAAGACTTAGAGATGAGCTTTTGGACAGGCTTTTTGAGGCAGTGCTGCTTTTACGAAACACGGATGAATGCTACCAATTTTTTGAAGACGTCTGTACTGTTGCAGAACTCAGGTCGTTGGCCCAGCGCCTGGAAGTCGCCAAAATGCTGCAGAATAACCATACTTACGGCGATATAGCCAGTCGTACCGGCGCCAGCACGGCCACTATCAGCAGAGTAAAGAGATCTCTCAACTACGGTGCGGACGGTTATAAACTGATTCTGGAAAGACTTGCCTCAACATCCGGCAAAGCTTCCCTGGATAGTCGGTTAGAAAAAGCGACTGTTGCGGAGCCAATAATGGATGATGAAAAATAA
- the hisD gene encoding histidinol dehydrogenase, with protein sequence MIKIFEADEPVLEKILRRKALDQSATAAVVAEVLSAVRGDGDAAVCALTARFGGPELRPDQLRVNDEEIKAAYGLVEENFLSSLRLAIKNITAYHQKQQANSWFKTDENGAILGQLVRPLRRVGIYVPGGKASYPSSVLMNAIPAKVAGVREIAMVSPPASDGSMNPYTLVAAAEVGISEIYKAGGAQAVAALAYGTASIPRVDKITGPGNIYVTLAKQQVYGQVDIDMLAGPSEVLIIADETADPGYVAADLLSQAEHDERASAILLTPSRELAGKVQEQVAGQAGRLGRYEIITHSLADYGAIVITGDIDQAFDLANQAAPEHLELMLAEPFRWLFKVENAGAVFMGHYSPEPVGDYLAGPNHILPTGGTARFYSPLGVDAFLKRTSLIAYNEPALEQVGADVINLAGVEGLSAHANAVRIRMKNCSKERGGFKQLQNTKLRED encoded by the coding sequence TTGATTAAAATTTTTGAAGCTGATGAACCGGTTCTCGAAAAAATACTGCGCAGAAAAGCCCTTGACCAAAGTGCAACAGCGGCTGTGGTCGCGGAAGTCCTCTCAGCTGTGCGAGGTGACGGTGACGCTGCAGTGTGCGCGTTAACCGCCCGCTTTGGCGGGCCTGAACTGCGACCGGACCAGCTAAGGGTTAATGATGAAGAAATTAAGGCTGCGTACGGCCTGGTGGAGGAAAATTTTCTGAGTTCCCTCCGCCTGGCAATCAAAAACATTACCGCCTATCATCAAAAACAGCAGGCCAATTCCTGGTTCAAAACTGATGAAAATGGGGCTATTCTGGGACAGTTGGTCAGACCGTTGCGCCGGGTCGGGATTTACGTGCCGGGCGGCAAGGCGTCCTATCCTTCCTCGGTGCTGATGAACGCAATACCGGCCAAAGTTGCCGGTGTGCGGGAAATTGCCATGGTTTCGCCCCCCGCTTCCGACGGTTCAATGAACCCCTATACTCTTGTGGCGGCTGCCGAGGTGGGTATAAGCGAAATATACAAAGCCGGTGGCGCCCAGGCAGTGGCGGCCCTGGCTTACGGCACGGCATCCATTCCAAGAGTCGACAAGATCACAGGCCCCGGAAATATTTACGTTACATTGGCCAAACAGCAGGTCTACGGCCAGGTGGATATCGATATGCTGGCCGGACCCAGCGAGGTGCTGATCATTGCCGACGAAACGGCAGATCCGGGCTATGTCGCCGCAGACCTTTTGTCCCAGGCGGAACACGATGAAAGGGCCTCCGCCATATTGCTCACCCCCAGCCGCGAACTGGCGGGCAAAGTCCAGGAGCAGGTGGCCGGGCAGGCCGGCCGGCTCGGACGCTACGAAATCATCACGCATTCCCTTGCTGACTATGGGGCGATTGTAATCACGGGTGATATTGACCAGGCTTTTGACCTGGCCAACCAGGCTGCGCCGGAACACCTGGAGTTAATGCTGGCCGAACCCTTCCGCTGGCTTTTCAAGGTGGAAAATGCCGGCGCTGTATTTATGGGACATTACTCGCCTGAGCCGGTGGGGGATTACCTGGCCGGACCCAACCATATCCTGCCGACCGGCGGTACGGCAAGGTTCTACTCGCCACTGGGTGTCGATGCCTTTTTGAAAAGGACCAGCTTGATTGCTTATAATGAGCCTGCTCTGGAACAGGTAGGGGCCGACGTAATCAATCTCGCCGGTGTGGAAGGACTCTCCGCCCATGCCAACGCGGTAAGGATCAGGATGAAAAATTGTTCGAAAGAAAGAGGAGGTTTTAAACAGCTACAGAATACCAAATTGAGGGAAGATTAA
- the hisC gene encoding histidinol-phosphate transaminase, with amino-acid sequence MTTVFNAASLVREELKGLLPYQAPYYPSVLKLDANENPYPFPQAVMKEIYRETASAGFSRYPDPMAVELRESLAAYTGVNPENIMVGNGSDELILDLMLTFGTGAKFVVASPSFVMYGIQGQIASSTRLDVPRRSDFRLDVAAMQKAAAEPEVKLVVICTPNNPTGTATPRQEIEAILASTGALVVVDEAYGEFGGESCIPLLSRYPNLIILKTFSKAFGLAGLRVGYLLAGASIINELLRVKQPFNLNAFSQIAARVVMKNLDPFRERIGTILKERDRLHAELSAVPGVETFPTEANFILFRTALPAAQVYQGLLERGVLVRNVDSPSLPRCLRVSVGKPEENTTFLAGMREILAG; translated from the coding sequence ATGACTACTGTATTTAACGCGGCGTCACTGGTACGGGAAGAATTAAAAGGCCTGCTTCCCTATCAAGCGCCTTACTACCCGTCTGTGCTTAAACTTGACGCCAACGAAAACCCGTATCCATTTCCGCAAGCTGTGATGAAGGAGATTTACCGGGAAACGGCGTCGGCCGGTTTCAGCCGCTACCCCGATCCAATGGCCGTGGAATTGCGGGAGAGCCTGGCTGCTTACACCGGAGTAAACCCGGAAAACATTATGGTAGGCAATGGTTCAGATGAACTTATTCTGGACTTGATGCTGACTTTCGGTACCGGGGCGAAATTTGTCGTGGCCTCGCCTTCCTTTGTGATGTACGGGATACAGGGACAAATCGCCTCCTCGACCAGGCTGGACGTTCCCCGGCGAAGCGACTTCCGCCTTGATGTGGCGGCGATGCAAAAGGCCGCGGCTGAGCCGGAGGTGAAACTGGTTGTCATCTGCACACCGAACAACCCGACCGGGACCGCCACCCCGCGGCAGGAGATTGAGGCCATCCTGGCAAGCACCGGCGCGCTAGTGGTGGTTGACGAAGCCTACGGGGAATTTGGCGGGGAGTCCTGCATACCGCTCTTAAGCCGCTATCCGAATTTAATCATACTAAAGACTTTTTCCAAGGCCTTCGGCCTGGCCGGGCTGAGGGTAGGCTACCTCCTGGCCGGCGCTTCGATTATTAATGAGTTGTTGAGGGTGAAACAACCTTTCAATTTAAACGCTTTTTCCCAGATTGCCGCGCGGGTGGTCATGAAAAACCTCGATCCTTTCCGGGAAAGGATCGGGACCATCTTAAAGGAAAGAGACCGCCTGCATGCCGAGCTCTCGGCTGTCCCAGGTGTGGAGACCTTTCCTACTGAGGCCAACTTTATTTTATTCAGGACTGCCCTGCCGGCCGCCCAGGTTTACCAGGGGCTGCTTGAACGAGGTGTGCTGGTGCGCAATGTGGACAGCCCTAGCCTTCCCCGCTGTCTCAGGGTTTCAGTGGGTAAGCCGGAGGAGAACACAACATTCCTTGCCGGTATGCGGGAAATCCTGGCTGGATAA
- the hisB gene encoding imidazoleglycerol-phosphate dehydratase HisB: MSEPRESLVNRKTLETEVNISFSLDGEGVYFVNTGQPFFDHMLELFCKHSSFNMELTARGDLAVDGHHTVEDVGLCLGLAIKRALGEKHGIKRYGYAIIPMDEALAMVAVDLSGRGFLAFDAPMPAARVGEFETELVQEFFRALAVSGEFTLHIRLLAGTNTHHIIEAIFKGLARVLKDATTYVGGGIPSTKGEL, from the coding sequence ATGTCCGAACCACGCGAGAGTTTAGTCAACCGCAAAACGCTGGAAACGGAAGTCAACATTTCTTTCAGCCTGGACGGCGAAGGGGTTTACTTCGTCAATACGGGACAGCCGTTCTTTGACCACATGCTGGAGCTATTCTGCAAGCACTCCTCGTTTAACATGGAGTTGACCGCACGTGGCGACCTGGCGGTGGATGGTCACCATACCGTTGAGGACGTGGGACTCTGCCTGGGTTTGGCCATCAAGCGGGCTCTGGGTGAAAAACACGGCATAAAACGCTACGGCTATGCCATAATTCCCATGGATGAGGCGCTGGCCATGGTTGCCGTGGACCTTTCCGGGCGGGGTTTTCTGGCCTTTGACGCGCCCATGCCGGCGGCGCGGGTAGGAGAATTTGAAACCGAGCTGGTTCAGGAATTTTTCAGGGCTCTGGCCGTCAGCGGTGAATTCACACTGCATATCCGGCTTCTGGCGGGGACCAACACCCACCACATCATTGAGGCCATTTTTAAGGGCTTGGCCCGTGTTCTTAAGGACGCCACTACCTATGTCGGCGGGGGCATTCCCTCCACCAAGGGTGAACTTTAA
- the hisH gene encoding imidazole glycerol phosphate synthase subunit HisH — MIAIIDYGMGNLRSVQKGFEKMGVEAVVTGKPQQVVQAAGVVLPGVGAFADAMTNLRSSGMDEAVHRAVEAGKPFLGICLGQQLLFDASEEWGLTRGLGIFRGRVRRLPDGLKVPHMGWNQAEIQRADPLLEGIPQASSFYFVHSYYVDPEEQAVVLTRTEYGVRFASIVGRENVYGIQFHPEKSSGIGLRILENFGRMVKKCC, encoded by the coding sequence ATGATTGCTATTATTGATTACGGGATGGGAAACTTAAGGAGCGTCCAGAAGGGCTTTGAGAAAATGGGCGTTGAAGCTGTCGTGACCGGAAAACCGCAACAGGTGGTCCAGGCCGCCGGGGTGGTTTTACCCGGGGTGGGGGCCTTTGCCGACGCTATGACCAATTTGCGTTCGTCAGGAATGGACGAGGCCGTCCACCGGGCGGTTGAGGCCGGGAAACCTTTTCTGGGTATCTGTCTGGGGCAGCAGCTGCTCTTTGACGCCAGTGAGGAATGGGGCCTGACCAGGGGGCTGGGTATTTTCCGGGGCCGGGTCCGGCGCCTGCCGGACGGGTTGAAGGTACCCCACATGGGGTGGAACCAGGCCGAAATTCAACGGGCCGACCCGCTTCTGGAGGGTATTCCCCAAGCGTCTTCTTTCTACTTCGTGCACTCCTATTATGTTGATCCGGAGGAGCAAGCGGTTGTCTTGACCAGGACCGAATACGGGGTTCGCTTTGCTTCCATCGTCGGGAGGGAAAACGTTTACGGGATCCAGTTTCACCCCGAAAAAAGCAGCGGGATAGGCTTAAGGATCCTAGAAAATTTCGGGAGGATGGTTAAAAAATGTTGCTGA
- the hisA gene encoding 1-(5-phosphoribosyl)-5-[(5-phosphoribosylamino)methylideneamino]imidazole-4-carboxamide isomerase — protein MLLIPAIDLREGKCVRLVEGRLDKETVYSDDPSAMAALWQDQGARMLHVVDLDGAFAGAPKNLDVLKEILSAVDIPVQVGGGIRSMETIESLLGMGVARVILGTVAIVDPELVSEACGRYGEAVLVGIDGRNGQVAIEGWGLTVEKGTVELALDMKNLGVKRVVFTDIRRDGKLQGPNLEATGQLAKETGLKVVASGGVSTLNDLRAIRAMESLGVDAVIMGKALYSGAIDLREALAVAEGKEVG, from the coding sequence ATGTTGCTGATCCCAGCTATTGACCTGCGGGAAGGGAAGTGCGTCCGCCTGGTGGAGGGACGACTCGATAAGGAAACCGTTTATTCAGATGACCCGTCCGCTATGGCCGCCCTCTGGCAGGACCAGGGCGCCCGTATGCTGCACGTGGTGGACCTGGACGGCGCTTTTGCCGGCGCTCCCAAAAACCTTGACGTCTTAAAGGAGATACTGTCCGCTGTTGATATTCCCGTTCAGGTGGGCGGGGGCATTCGCAGCATGGAGACCATCGAGAGCCTTTTGGGCATGGGTGTAGCCAGGGTTATTCTGGGTACGGTAGCCATTGTGGACCCTGAACTGGTGTCAGAAGCCTGCGGCAGGTACGGCGAGGCCGTCCTGGTGGGTATCGACGGGCGCAACGGGCAGGTCGCCATTGAAGGCTGGGGGCTGACGGTTGAAAAAGGAACAGTTGAACTCGCCCTGGACATGAAAAATTTGGGTGTAAAGCGTGTGGTCTTTACCGACATCAGGCGGGACGGAAAGCTGCAGGGACCCAACCTCGAGGCGACCGGACAGTTGGCGAAAGAAACCGGCTTAAAGGTAGTTGCTTCCGGCGGTGTTTCCACCCTCAATGACCTGCGGGCAATTCGAGCTATGGAGAGCCTGGGTGTTGACGCAGTGATCATGGGCAAGGCCCTTTACTCCGGAGCCATAGACCTGAGGGAAGCTCTGGCTGTGGCGGAAGGAAAGGAAGTAGGGTAG
- the hisF gene encoding imidazole glycerol phosphate synthase subunit HisF yields MLLKRIIPCLDVTGGRVVKGTNFINLRDAGDPVELAAFYDREGADELIFLDITASSDGRKTTLDMVYRTAGEVFIPFTVGGGISTLEDIRAMLSAGADKVSMNTAAVKKPELVAEAAARFGSQCIVVAIDARQCGPESWEVYIHGGRTPTGIDAVAWARRVEKLGAGEIMLTSMDRDGTKDGYDLPLTRTIVRALNIPVIASGGVGNLEHVAAGVTEGEADAALAASIFHFGEYSIRETKQYLHSQGIPVRI; encoded by the coding sequence ATGCTTCTCAAAAGGATCATCCCCTGCCTTGATGTCACCGGCGGCAGGGTGGTTAAAGGAACCAATTTCATAAACTTGCGGGATGCCGGGGATCCCGTCGAGCTTGCCGCTTTTTACGACCGGGAAGGCGCCGACGAGTTGATTTTCCTTGATATCACCGCTTCCTCCGATGGTCGCAAGACTACCCTGGATATGGTTTACCGCACCGCCGGAGAGGTCTTTATTCCTTTTACCGTCGGCGGCGGGATCAGCACCCTGGAGGATATCCGGGCCATGCTCAGTGCCGGGGCCGATAAGGTATCGATGAATACGGCCGCGGTTAAGAAGCCGGAATTGGTGGCCGAAGCCGCAGCACGGTTTGGCAGCCAGTGCATCGTGGTGGCTATCGACGCGCGGCAGTGCGGGCCGGAAAGCTGGGAAGTATACATACATGGCGGTCGCACGCCCACCGGTATTGACGCCGTGGCCTGGGCGCGGCGGGTGGAAAAACTGGGCGCGGGGGAAATTATGCTCACCAGCATGGACCGGGACGGGACCAAGGACGGTTATGACCTGCCCCTGACCAGGACCATTGTCAGGGCGTTGAATATCCCGGTAATTGCCTCCGGCGGAGTGGGTAATCTCGAGCATGTGGCCGCGGGGGTGACTGAAGGAGAAGCCGACGCCGCCCTGGCCGCTTCAATTTTCCACTTTGGCGAGTACTCCATCCGGGAAACCAAGCAATACCTGCACTCCCAAGGCATCCCCGTGCGTATTTAG
- the hisI gene encoding phosphoribosyl-AMP cyclohydrolase has product MSFDVSSLKYDQAGLIPAIVQDAASGVVLMMAYMNREAVAKTLATGETWFWSRSRQEFWHKGETSGNVQKVREILYDCDRDSLVVKVEQKGAACHEGYFTCFHYRVEQDGNVTVVGEKMFDPDQVYGRKQRG; this is encoded by the coding sequence TTGTCATTCGACGTAAGCAGCTTAAAATATGATCAGGCGGGACTGATTCCCGCCATAGTCCAGGACGCGGCCAGCGGCGTGGTCTTAATGATGGCCTATATGAACCGTGAAGCGGTTGCAAAGACCCTGGCCACCGGTGAGACCTGGTTCTGGAGCCGCAGCCGGCAGGAGTTCTGGCACAAGGGGGAGACCTCGGGCAACGTCCAGAAGGTGCGGGAAATTTTGTACGACTGCGATCGGGATTCTCTTGTGGTGAAAGTGGAGCAAAAGGGCGCCGCCTGCCACGAGGGCTATTTCACCTGTTTTCACTACCGGGTGGAGCAGGACGGTAATGTAACAGTAGTCGGAGAGAAAATGTTCGACCCGGACCAGGTTTACGGCAGAAAACAGCGGGGTTAG
- a CDS encoding bifunctional chorismate mutase/prephenate dehydratase, whose translation MDIKELREELSQIDLELVQLFTKRMDAIARISKYKIQNNFPVLDNEREREVLNRVAEISGEKMETYAKRLFNTLFDLSKSYQNQLLSHNSQLAQDIKAATCELARQFPSKANVACQGTEGSYSQQACEKLFSLPTLMFFNDFESVFQAVEKGMCEYGLLPVENSLAGTVIAVYDLMEKHKFHIVRSIRLRINHALLAKKSVVFDDIKEIVSHEQAIGQCSEFLKANPQIKVTLFSNTAAAAKYVAESSRSDLAAISSETCAELYDLDILTNNVQNRDNNYTRFICISKDMKIYPGANKISILLSLPHKPGSLCTLLSKFSSLGLNLTKLESRPVIGKDFEFMFYFDFDASIYLTETVNLLCELENSLSKFIFLGSYSEIF comes from the coding sequence ATGGATATCAAAGAATTGAGAGAAGAACTCAGTCAAATTGATTTAGAGTTGGTTCAGTTGTTTACCAAACGGATGGATGCAATCGCCAGGATTTCAAAGTATAAAATACAAAACAATTTTCCTGTTTTAGACAATGAGCGGGAACGCGAGGTTTTAAACCGCGTTGCAGAAATTTCCGGAGAGAAAATGGAAACATATGCAAAGAGGCTGTTTAATACCCTGTTCGACCTGAGCAAAAGCTACCAAAATCAGCTTTTGTCGCACAACTCTCAGCTGGCGCAGGACATTAAAGCAGCGACCTGCGAACTGGCCAGGCAATTTCCTTCAAAAGCAAATGTCGCCTGCCAGGGGACAGAAGGTTCCTATTCCCAACAAGCCTGCGAAAAACTTTTCTCACTACCGACTCTGATGTTTTTTAATGATTTTGAATCTGTTTTCCAGGCAGTAGAAAAAGGGATGTGCGAGTACGGTTTATTACCGGTTGAAAATAGTTTGGCAGGTACGGTGATCGCCGTATATGACTTGATGGAGAAACATAAATTTCATATTGTCCGCAGTATTAGGCTGAGAATTAATCACGCCTTGCTCGCCAAAAAAAGCGTAGTTTTCGATGATATTAAAGAAATTGTTTCGCATGAACAGGCCATCGGCCAATGCAGCGAATTCTTGAAAGCCAACCCGCAAATCAAGGTTACATTGTTCAGCAACACGGCCGCCGCAGCAAAATACGTCGCTGAGTCAAGCCGTTCCGATCTTGCTGCGATATCATCTGAAACCTGTGCAGAGCTTTATGACCTTGACATTTTGACAAACAACGTCCAAAACCGGGATAACAACTATACCCGTTTTATCTGTATCTCCAAAGATATGAAAATCTATCCCGGAGCAAACAAAATCAGCATCTTGCTATCGCTCCCCCATAAGCCGGGATCGCTTTGCACACTGCTTTCAAAATTTTCATCGCTCGGGCTCAATCTGACCAAGCTTGAAAGCCGTCCGGTTATCGGAAAAGATTTTGAGTTCATGTTCTACTTCGATTTCGACGCTTCCATTTACTTGACCGAAACAGTGAATTTGCTCTGTGAGCTGGAAAACAGTCTGAGTAAATTTATTTTTTTGGGGAGTTACAGCGAAATATTTTAA
- a CDS encoding chorismate synthase yields MSFDTISIKGRHDPCIAPRAVPCVEAIIVI; encoded by the coding sequence ATGTCATTTGATACGATTTCCATCAAGGGGCGACACGACCCTTGTATCGCGCCACGTGCGGTTCCCTGTGTTGAGGCTATAATAGTGATTTAA
- the aroA gene encoding 3-phosphoshikimate 1-carboxyvinyltransferase yields the protein MNIRITPSALRGRVEAIPSKSDAHRILIAAALADQPTVVRLGSSSRDIQATMECVRSLGAKIDHDAPGFLNISPVWGNTGDFASLDCGESGATLRFLLPVAAALGVPATFSGQGRLPQRPLQPLVEQLENHGCHFDRAGLPLTVRGRLTGGRYTLPGDVSSQFITGLLLALPLLEKDSRIVLASQLESKGYVQMTIATLKKFSIAIEEHAHGYQIKGGQKYRSPQHLSVEGDWSNAAFWICAGCLQGNEILCGGLAQDSWQGDKEIINLLRGFDANVSFFKDTAYATGKPLKALRIDAAEIPDLIPVMAVVATAAAGTTVIYNAKRLRIKESDRLAAIAQSLSQVGADVTEREDALLIRGGKPLRGGVVQGFGDHRIVMSMAIAAALCESELIIEGAEAVDKSYPQFFDHFKRLGGIADVI from the coding sequence ATGAACATTCGCATCACGCCGTCGGCTTTGCGGGGCAGGGTTGAAGCAATCCCCTCAAAATCAGACGCCCATCGCATTTTGATTGCAGCTGCTCTGGCAGATCAGCCCACGGTTGTCCGGCTTGGCTCCTCCTCCCGGGATATCCAGGCCACAATGGAATGTGTGAGGTCGCTTGGAGCGAAGATAGATCACGATGCGCCGGGGTTTTTAAATATCTCGCCCGTTTGGGGCAATACTGGTGATTTTGCCAGCCTTGATTGCGGCGAAAGCGGCGCGACACTGCGTTTTCTGCTCCCTGTCGCGGCGGCGCTGGGCGTCCCGGCAACTTTCTCGGGACAGGGCAGACTGCCGCAGCGCCCGCTCCAACCGCTGGTGGAGCAACTGGAAAACCACGGCTGCCATTTTGACAGGGCAGGGCTGCCGCTGACTGTTCGCGGCAGATTGACAGGAGGGCGTTATACCCTGCCCGGCGATGTAAGCTCACAGTTTATCACCGGACTGCTGTTGGCTTTGCCGCTGTTGGAAAAAGACAGCCGCATTGTTCTCGCATCGCAGTTGGAATCAAAAGGGTATGTCCAAATGACCATCGCGACTCTCAAGAAATTCAGCATCGCCATCGAAGAGCATGCGCACGGCTATCAAATCAAAGGCGGACAAAAATACCGCTCGCCTCAACATCTTAGTGTCGAGGGGGATTGGTCCAACGCGGCATTCTGGATTTGCGCAGGTTGCTTGCAAGGCAATGAGATCCTATGCGGCGGCCTTGCGCAAGACTCATGGCAAGGGGATAAAGAGATCATCAACCTGCTGCGCGGTTTTGACGCCAATGTGTCTTTTTTTAAAGATACCGCTTACGCAACCGGAAAACCACTCAAGGCTCTGCGTATTGACGCGGCCGAAATCCCCGATTTAATCCCTGTTATGGCAGTGGTGGCGACAGCGGCAGCCGGAACAACAGTCATCTACAACGCCAAACGCCTGCGGATCAAAGAAAGCGATCGACTTGCGGCAATTGCGCAAAGCCTGTCACAGGTGGGCGCCGATGTTACCGAGAGGGAGGACGCGCTGCTCATCCGCGGGGGCAAACCTTTACGCGGCGGAGTTGTGCAGGGATTTGGAGACCATCGCATCGTGATGTCAATGGCGATCGCTGCAGCGCTTTGCGAAAGCGAGCTGATCATTGAGGGGGCGGAGGCGGTAGATAAATCCTATCCACAATTTTTTGATCACTTCAAAAGGCTTGGAGGAATTGCAGATGTCATTTGA
- the aroB gene encoding 3-dehydroquinate synthase, translating into MKTVTVNASRSYDILIENKSLHKAGKEILKRVPACTAAIVTDSIVDSLYAEALCESLRQAGFNVVKFVLHNGESSKNLAVFGQILEFFAQRQLTKTDLVVALGGGVTGDVAGFAASVYLRGIRLVQIPTTFLAAIDASVGGKTAINLAAGKNLAGTFYQPSFVLCDPATFSTLPETVFAEGVAEAIKYGVIASPKLFDKLAGGNAHCDLEDSIEQCISIKRDLVMRDEFDNGDRQLLNFGHTIGHAVEHCSGYSITHGYAVAIGMALISAAAWRLGLSETDCSGLIKACLAANHLPVSSPFTAEQLAGVALRDKKRRQDSITLVIPQKIGQCVLYKMPVSALPDFIRQGMGKEP; encoded by the coding sequence ATGAAAACAGTGACCGTTAACGCATCCAGGAGTTATGACATTCTTATCGAAAACAAAAGCCTGCATAAGGCAGGAAAGGAAATATTAAAAAGAGTCCCCGCCTGCACGGCTGCGATTGTGACCGACAGTATTGTCGATTCACTATACGCGGAAGCGCTCTGCGAATCTTTGCGGCAGGCAGGTTTTAATGTCGTGAAATTTGTATTACATAACGGAGAAAGCTCGAAAAATCTTGCTGTTTTCGGTCAAATTCTTGAATTTTTCGCGCAGCGGCAGCTGACCAAGACCGATCTTGTCGTGGCTTTGGGGGGCGGGGTGACCGGAGATGTGGCCGGTTTTGCTGCTTCCGTTTACCTGCGCGGGATTCGTCTGGTGCAAATTCCAACCACCTTTTTGGCGGCAATTGACGCCTCGGTTGGCGGTAAAACGGCAATCAATCTCGCCGCAGGCAAAAATCTCGCGGGCACTTTTTACCAACCCAGCTTCGTGCTCTGCGACCCCGCAACCTTTTCCACATTACCGGAGACCGTTTTCGCCGAAGGCGTAGCTGAAGCCATAAAATACGGCGTGATAGCGTCCCCAAAGCTGTTTGACAAACTGGCGGGCGGAAATGCGCATTGTGACCTGGAAGACAGTATTGAACAATGTATCAGCATTAAGCGTGATCTGGTCATGCGGGACGAATTCGATAACGGGGATCGCCAACTGCTCAATTTCGGACACACCATAGGACACGCCGTTGAGCATTGCAGCGGCTATTCAATCACGCACGGCTATGCCGTAGCCATCGGCATGGCGCTTATCAGCGCTGCGGCCTGGCGGCTGGGGCTTTCCGAAACAGACTGTTCCGGGCTCATTAAAGCCTGCCTGGCAGCCAACCATCTGCCTGTTTCCTCTCCTTTTACCGCCGAGCAGCTGGCCGGGGTTGCTTTGCGTGATAAAAAACGTCGCCAGGACAGCATTACCCTTGTCATTCCCCAAAAAATCGGTCAATGTGTTCTCTATAAAATGCCGGTGTCTGCCCTGCCTGATTTCATCCGGCAGGGTATGGGAAAGGAGCCGTAA
- a CDS encoding prephenate dehydrogenase, with amino-acid sequence MNIGIVGLGLIGGSIAKSIKQNTDHKVFGTDIQESVICLAKLMEAIDEVLSDELLPQCDMVIVALYPNDTINYIQAHAGSFKKGSVVCDCCGVKQMVCDALQDPAAKNDFVFIGCHPMAGKEFSGFKHSCTRLFHNASMIMTPYFSATPLGLIEAMKKFWLSLGFSNITLCSPAEHDQMIAYTSQLAHVVSSAYVKSSLAHKHKGFSAGSYQDMTRVAKLHEKMWTELFFENKENLIGELDGLIERLVEYSDALKSGNRGSVEKLLQDGRIMKESIDYSYGMGSFHENSDR; translated from the coding sequence ATGAATATCGGGATTGTCGGTCTTGGATTGATTGGCGGATCAATAGCCAAATCAATCAAACAAAACACGGATCACAAAGTGTTTGGCACAGATATCCAGGAATCGGTGATTTGCCTGGCGAAACTAATGGAGGCAATAGACGAGGTGTTGAGCGACGAGCTCCTGCCGCAATGCGACATGGTTATTGTGGCGCTTTATCCAAATGACACAATCAATTACATACAAGCGCACGCCGGCAGCTTTAAAAAGGGAAGTGTCGTATGTGACTGCTGCGGGGTTAAGCAAATGGTTTGTGACGCCCTGCAGGATCCCGCAGCTAAAAATGATTTTGTCTTTATCGGTTGCCACCCAATGGCCGGCAAGGAATTTTCCGGATTTAAACACTCTTGCACGCGCCTGTTTCATAATGCCTCCATGATTATGACTCCTTACTTCAGCGCAACGCCTCTGGGGCTCATTGAAGCCATGAAAAAATTTTGGCTGAGCCTGGGATTCTCAAACATCACCCTTTGCTCTCCCGCAGAGCATGACCAGATGATCGCATACACCTCCCAATTGGCGCATGTGGTTTCCAGCGCCTATGTCAAAAGCAGCCTGGCGCATAAGCACAAAGGTTTTTCGGCAGGCAGCTACCAGGATATGACCAGAGTGGCAAAGCTGCACGAAAAAATGTGGACCGAGCTTTTCTTTGAGAATAAAGAAAATCTTATAGGCGAGCTTGACGGTTTGATCGAACGGCTTGTCGAGTATAGCGACGCTTTAAAATCCGGCAACCGGGGTAGCGTTGAAAAACTGCTGCAGGACGGAAGAATAATGAAAGAGTCTATCGACTATTCATACGGGATGGGGAGCTTCCATGAAAACAGTGACCGTTAA